One segment of Acidovorax sp. DW039 DNA contains the following:
- a CDS encoding efflux transporter outer membrane subunit has translation MTDNVILSGGMTAPTARRRSLLAPVAAALVLAGCMTQPVVPAPHAGVPVPDAFSAGAQQAAVPPAPWTVAPPAEAQPRGEWWLGFQDATLVDLVQRAGNANTSIQQAAARLAEARSLLRSADAARSVQVGASTGVTRQAGAATTGGTTPATLGTAALNVSYELDLFGKLSQTSDAARLDADARAALLQSTRLMVQADVAQTYLQLRAAQTELQLVNESLAAYQDTLRLTQRRLQAGDVAELDVARVQTEVAATESEAMAVQRQQALLTHALAVLVGEVPGSFTLPAAVGDAALPVIPPGVPGTVLARRPDVSAAQASVLAAQARVGVAQTAWFPAITLTGNAGHASPELGDLFKWSARAWGVSALLSLPLWDGGQRDAQVQGANARLEQALASHREQVLGAFREVEDQLASLRWLAGQAEAQDRAVAAARRATQLSDTRYRNGLVSQLELLDARRSELRNRRQALQVRTAQYTATVGLIRALGGDWGDAAPRVAVAP, from the coding sequence ATGACAGACAACGTGATTCTCTCGGGGGGCATGACGGCCCCCACCGCCCGCAGGCGCAGCCTGCTGGCCCCTGTGGCTGCCGCACTGGTGCTGGCGGGCTGCATGACGCAACCCGTAGTGCCCGCGCCGCACGCGGGTGTGCCGGTGCCTGATGCGTTCAGTGCAGGCGCACAGCAGGCGGCTGTACCGCCAGCACCGTGGACAGTGGCGCCGCCCGCTGAGGCACAGCCCCGTGGCGAATGGTGGCTGGGCTTTCAGGATGCAACGCTGGTCGACCTGGTGCAGCGCGCAGGTAATGCCAACACCAGCATCCAGCAAGCTGCCGCCCGGCTGGCCGAAGCCCGTTCGTTGCTGCGCTCGGCCGATGCTGCACGGTCTGTGCAGGTAGGCGCATCCACCGGCGTGACCCGCCAGGCAGGGGCTGCCACCACAGGTGGTACCACACCCGCCACGCTGGGCACTGCAGCGCTGAATGTGTCTTACGAATTGGACCTGTTTGGCAAGCTGTCCCAGACCAGCGACGCCGCGCGGCTGGACGCCGATGCCCGCGCTGCGCTGCTGCAAAGCACGCGGCTCATGGTGCAGGCCGATGTGGCGCAAACCTATCTGCAGCTGCGCGCTGCACAGACCGAACTGCAGCTTGTGAATGAGAGCCTGGCCGCCTACCAGGACACACTGCGCCTTACGCAGCGGCGTTTGCAGGCGGGCGACGTGGCCGAGCTGGACGTGGCCCGTGTGCAGACCGAGGTGGCCGCCACCGAGTCTGAAGCCATGGCGGTGCAGCGCCAGCAAGCCTTGCTGACCCACGCCTTGGCGGTGCTGGTGGGAGAGGTGCCGGGCAGCTTCACACTGCCCGCTGCGGTGGGCGATGCAGCCTTGCCTGTCATCCCCCCCGGCGTGCCGGGCACGGTGCTGGCGCGCAGGCCTGACGTGTCGGCCGCGCAAGCCTCGGTGCTGGCTGCCCAGGCCCGGGTGGGCGTGGCGCAGACGGCGTGGTTCCCGGCCATCACGCTCACGGGCAATGCAGGCCACGCGTCGCCCGAGCTGGGCGACCTCTTCAAGTGGTCGGCCCGAGCCTGGGGGGTGAGCGCCTTGCTGTCCTTGCCCCTGTGGGATGGCGGCCAGCGCGACGCCCAGGTGCAAGGTGCCAACGCCCGCCTGGAGCAGGCTCTGGCCAGCCACCGTGAGCAGGTGCTTGGCGCCTTCCGCGAGGTGGAGGACCAGTTAGCCTCCCTGCGCTGGCTGGCCGGGCAAGCCGAGGCGCAAGACCGCGCCGTGGCCGCAGCCCGCCGTGCCACGCAGCTGTCTGACACGCGTTACCGCAATGGCTTGGTCAGCCAACTGGAGTTGCTGGACGCCCGCCGCAGCGAACTGCGCAACCGCCGCCAGGCGCTGCAGGTGCGCACGGCCCAGTACACAGCCACCGTGGGGCTCATCCGTGCCCTGGGGGGCGACTGGGGCGATGCCGCCCCGCGTGTGGCCGTAGCACCCTGA